The Ramlibacter sp. PS4R-6 nucleotide sequence GCCAGTCCAGCGGCCACGCCACGCCTGCGGTGAGGCTGCTGGTGCCGTGCGCCGTGAAGCCGCCCGGTGCAATGAAGAACGAGCGGTCCGCGGCGGCGGCGCTCGCTGTGGTGCAGACGGTCGCGGCCGCGAGCAGGAGGCTTCGGATGTGCATCGGCGGTTTTTACACGAAGTGGGCCCTGCGTCCTACATGGGGAACACCTGCCCGGCAGTACACCTATCCGGATACCCGCTGAAGACGTGCCCACCATGAGCGAGACACAGGCTTCCGCCCCGGCCTTGACCGTGATGACGGTCAACATCCACAAGGGCTTCACGACATTCAACCGCAAGTTCATCCTGCCCGAGCTGCGCGACGCCGTCCGCAAGGTCGGCGCCGACATCGTCTTCCTCCAGGAAGTCATGGGGACGAACGGCGAGCACAAGGCCGGCAGCTGGGACTCGCCCCACTACGAGTTCCTCGCCGACGAGATCTGGCCGCAGTACGCCTACGGCCGCAACATGGTCTATCCGCGCGGCCACCACGGCAACGCGGTGATGTCCAAGTTCCCGATCGTGCAGTACCAGAACCACGACGTGTCGGTGGCCGGCCCCGAAAAGCGTGGCCTCCTGCACTGCGTGATCCGCATGCCGGGCCACACCACCGACATCCACGCCATCTGCGCGCACCTGGGCCTGGCCGAATCGCACCGGCAGCAGCAGCTGTCCCTGCTGTGCGACATCGTGCGCAGCGAAGTGCCCGATGGAGCGCCGCTGATCGTCGCGGGCGACTTCAACGACTGGCGCCGCAAGGCCCACGACATCCTCGAGCGCGAGGTGGGCCTGCACGAAGTGTTCGTCAGCGCGTACGGCGAGGCCGCCAAGACCTTCCCCGCGCGCTTCCCCATCCTGTCGCTGGACCGCATCTACGTGCGCGACGCCTCGGTGCACCTGCCCGTGGTGCTGCCGCGCCGGCCGTGGTCGCACCTGTCGGACCACGCGCCGCTGGCCGCGGAGATCCACCTCTGAGGCACCATGAAGTCGCGATGGATTCCCGGCAACGACATCCGCCTGCTTGAAAACGGGGAGGCGTTCTTCCCGCGCGCGTTCGCGTGCATCGCCAATGCGAAGCGCGAGGTGATTCTGGAGACCTTCATCCTGTTCGAGGACAAGGTCGGCCTGCAGCTGCACGAGGCGCTGATCGCCGCCGCCCGCCGGGGCGTGCAGGTGGACGTGACCATCGACGGCTTCGGTTCGCCCGACCTGTCCAACCACTTCATCGCCACGCTCAAGGAAGCCGGCGTGCGCATGCATGTGTTCGACCCGGGCAAGCGCGTCTTCGGCCAGCGCCTGAACCTGCTGCGCCGCATGCACCGCAAGATCGTGGTGGTCGACGGCGAGGTGGCCTTCGTCGGCGGTATCAACTACTCGGCCGACCACCTGGCCGACTTCGGGCCCGAGGCCAAGCAGGACTACTCGGTGGAGATCCACGGCCCGCTGGTGGCCGAGATCCACCGCTTCACGCACGCCGCGCTGGCGCAAGGGCAGCGCTACCAGAAGCAGCGCGACTGGTGGCGCTGGCGCCGGCAGCTGCGCACACAGCCGCACGAGCTGGCGCACGAAGGCGACGCCGACGCGATGTTCGTCGTGCGCGACAACGGCGACCACACCAGCGACATCGAGCGCCACTATCGCATCGCCATCCGCTCCGCGAAGAAGCGCATCGTCATCGCCAACGCCTACTTCTTCCCAGGCTACCGCCTGATCCGCGAGCTGCGCCGCGCGGCACGCCGCGGCGTCGACGTGCACCTGATCCTGCAGGGCGAGCCCGACATGCCGATCGTCAAGACGGCGGCGACCATGCTGTACCACTTGCTGCTGGGCGCGGGCGTGCAGGTCCACGAATACTGCGAGCGGCCCTTCCACGGCAAGGTGGCGCTGATGGACGACGAGTGGGCCACGGTGGGCTCGAGCAACCTCGACCCGCTGAGCCTGGCGCTCAACCTCGAGGCCAACGTCATCATCCGCGACCGCGCGTTCAACGCGCACCTGTACAGCCGGCTCGAGCACCTGATGCGGCACAGCTGCAAGCGCATCACCAGCGACGAGGCCGGCGAGCTGCGCGGCTGGGACCTGGTGCGCAGCTTCTTCGCCTTCCACTTCACGCGCCGCTACCCGGGCTGGGCCTCGTGGCTGCCGCGGCACGTGCCGCGCCTGCTGCCCGCGCGCCACGACCGCCTCGATCCGGTCTACGAGAACAAGAGGTAGGCGCAGTGGATGGCCGTACCTTGCCCCGCAGCGCCCTGGCGCGGCCCCGCGCGCGCGGCACCAGGCACCCTGCGGGCCATCCGCAGCACTGGCGCTCGCAGGAGTGGTGGACCTGGGTTAAGCGCGGCCTGTCGATCGCGTTCTTCGGCGCGGTGCTGTGGCTGCTGGTGCGCTACGCGCGCAACCTCGACTGGCAGGAAGTGTGGGACTCGGTCACGGAAATCCCCGTCTCCACGCTGGCACTCGCCATCGGCCTCGCGGCCCTGAGCCACCTCCTGTACAGCTGCTTCGACCTGATCGGCCGCAAGTACACGGGCCACACCTTGCCGGTGCCGACCGTGATGGCCGTGAACTTCGTGAGCTACGCCTTCAACCTGTGCATCGGCTCCATCGTCGGCGGCGTCGGCTTCCGCTACCGCCTGTACTCGCGCCTCGGCCTGAAGAACGGCGTCATCACGCGCATCGTGTCGATGAGCATGCTGACCAACTGGCTCGGCTACAAGCTGCTCGCGGGCGTGCTGTTCATCGTGCACCCCCTGGTGCTGCCGCCGTCCTGGCACATGGGCAACCACGGTATGCAGTGGGTCGGCGCGTTGCTGGTGGCGATCTCCGTGGCCTACCTCGCCGCGTGCGTGTACTACGGCGACCACAGCTGGGACTGGAGGGGTCACGAGATCTACCTGCCGCCCTGGCGCCTGGCGGTGCTGCAGTACGTGATCTCGTGCGTGAACTGGTGCCTGATGGCCGGCGTCATCTACGTACTGCTGGGCCAGCGCCTGCACTACGCCGACGTGCTCACCGTGCTGCTCATCGGTGCGATCGCGGGCGTCATCGCGCACGTGCCGGCGGGCCTGGGCGTGTTCGAATTCGTGTTTGTGGCACTTCTTTCGCACATCGTCAGCGAAGGCCGGCTCATCGGTGCGCTGCTCGGCTACCGTGCCATCTACTACATGTTGCCGCTGGCGATCGCGCTGGTCATGTACCTGGTGATGGAGTACCGCTCCAAGCATCACCGGCGTGCGCTGCGGCTCAGGGAGGGTGAGGTCTGATGGTGATGCAGGCGCGCCTGGCGAGCGAGACCGACCTTGCGGGGTTCCGCGAGGAGGCGCGCGCGCTGCTGGCCCACCAGGTGCCGCCCGACGGCGTCGAGTGGCAGACCGCCCACGCGCAGAACGCCGAGTTCTTCAGCGACCCGTCGTCGCCCGCGCGCAAGTCCACCGTCAACGCCGCATCGGCCATCGTTCCCGCGTCGTTCCTGCGCCTGTGCGAGGTGGTGGTGCTGCACCACGACCCCGAGCGCTTCGCGCTGCTGTACCGCCTGCTGTGGCGGCTGGTGCATGAGCCGTCGCTGCGCCACGACCCGGTCGATGCCGACATGCAGCACGCGCACCAGATGGCGCAGGCCGTGAGGCGCGACATCCACAAGATGAAGGCTTTCGTGAAGTTCCGAGAGATCGACTTCGGCGCCGCGCAGACGCTGCAGGTCGCCTTCTACGAACCCACGCACCACATCCTCGAAGCCGTCGCGCCCTGGTTCTCCAAGCGCATGCACGAGGAGCGCTGGGTGATCTTCACGCCCGAGCTCAGCGTGGAGAGCGACGGCCACAAGCTGCACTTCGCACCGGGGCTGCCGCGCGCGCAGGCCCCCACCTACGAAGAGCGCGACAGCGCGTGGCTCGCGGCCTACGGCCACATCTTTGGCGACCACGCCATCGCGGTCAACGACTCGCTCGCACCGCCGCCATGACGAGCGCAGTCGTCGAGATCACTTCGCTCGACGCACTGAAGGCCGCCACGATGCGTTGCCGCGAGTGCCCGATCGGGTTCATCGCCACGCAATCCGTGATCGGCGAAGGCAACCCCAGAGCGAAACTCATGCTGGTGGGCGAACAGCCCGGCGACCAGGAAGACAAGTTGGGCCACCCGTTCATCGGGCCGGCGGGCAAGTTGCTCGCGCGTGCGCTCGAAGCGGCGGGCGTGCCCGCGGAGAAAGTCTTCGTCTCCAATGCAGTGAAGCACTTCAAGTACGAGCTGCGTGGCAAGCGCCGCATCCACAAGACGCCGACGCAGCGCGAGGTTGCCGCCTGTCACCACTGGCTGGACGACGAGATCGCCATCGTCAAGCCGCAGGCCTTCGTCGCGCTCGGCTCGACCGCGGCGCTGTCGCTGATGGGCTACAAGGTGGGCGTGATGGCCGAACGCGGCAAGTGGCTGGAGCGCGAAGACGGCCGCAAGGTGCTGGTCACGCTGCACCCGTCGGCGCTGCTGCGCGGCGACCCGCAAGACAGGGACGCCGCTTTCGCGGCGTTCGTGCAGGACCTGTCGAAGGCGAAGAAGGCGCTGGCCTAGCCCGGCGTGCGCGTGCTGTCCACCGTGGGCACGCCGTGCCTGGCCTGCTTCACCACGTTCTTGGCCGCGCGCTTGGTCTTCTTGACCGTGCTGCGTTCGTCCTTGGCCACGCCGGAATCGCGGTCGCGCTTGATCACGTCGCTGTCACGATCGCGCTTCACGATGTCCTTGTCGTCGCGCACCGCCTTGTTGACGGCGATCGCGTCGCCGCTGGCGGTGACCGTGCCTTGAGGCATGTCGCGCAGCCCCGAAGGCGGACGCAATGCCACGCCCGCGTTGTCGCTGCCCTGGATGCCGATGCCGCCTTGCGCGGGGCCGGCCAACGCGCCGGTGCCGGACTGCGCGCCCGCCATCGCGGGGCGGCCCTGGAACGTTACGCCGGCGTCGTTGCGCTGCTGGCCGTGCGCCAGCGACATCGTGAGCATCGCGACCGCGAGCACGATGGTGACGGCGAGCCAGTGATGGGGCGTGTGCAGGATCTTCATGGTGCGCTCCTGGTCATCATGGGCAGTGTGGCCCGCGCGCAGCCGAACAACCACGTGCAATTCGCAACAGAATCTGTAGGACGTGGCCTGTCACGCGCTGCTAATATGCGCGGCCTTTCACGGCTCAGCTGCTGTTTTCCCAATGACCGTTGCCCTCGCAGGACGCGCCCCTGCCACGTTCGAGATCAAGAGCGCGAACCTCCCGCTGGTGTCGCTCCTCGTCAAGTCCACCGACCTCGCCGCCATGGCCGAGGAGCTCAAGGCGCGCTTCGGCGAGGTGCCGGAGTTCTTCGACAACGACCCGATGGTGCTCGATTTGTCGCCGCTCGGCGGCCAGGGCGAGGTCGACTTCGGCGAGTTGCTGCACTTGCTGCGCGGCTATCGCGTGCAGCCGGTGGCGGTGCGCGGGGGGAGTGCCGAGCAGATGGAGCAGGGGGTGTTGAAGGGGTTGGCGGTGGCCAACGAGCTGCGCGTGGTGGCGGCCGCGCAGAAGCCACTGGATCCCGGCCTGCGCCGGGATGACAAGCCTTTGGGGGCGTTGGTCGTCGACAAGCCGCTGCGCTCGGGACAGCAGGTGTATGCGCGCGGGCGCGACCTCGTCGTGATGCAAATGGTCAACCCCGGCGCCGAAGTGATCGCCGACGGCCACATCCACGTCTATGCGCCCCTGCGCGGCAAGGCCATGGCTGGCGCGAAAGGCAACACCGACGCGCGCATCTTTTCATTGGCGATGGAGGCGCAATTGATCTCCATCGCCGGCATCTACCGCACGAGCGAAGTGCCGTTACCCGCCGAGGTGCTCGGCCACCCGGCGCAGGTGCGCCTGGAGGGCGGCGCGGACGGCAAGCTCGTGATCGAAGCGATCAACCAAGGAACCTAATGGCAAGAATCATCGTCGTTACCTCCGGCAAGGGCGGGGTGGGCAAGACCACCACCAGCGCCAGCTTCGCGTCGGGCCTGGCGCTGGCCGGCCACAAGACGGCCGTCATCGACTTCGACGTCGGCCTGCGCAACCTGGACCTCATCATGGGTTGCGAGCGGCGCGTGGTGTACGACCTGGTCAACGTGATCCACGGCGAGGCCAACCTGCACCAGGCGCTGATCAAGGACAAGCAGTGCGACAACCTGTTCGTCCTCGCTGCTTCCCAGACGCGCGACAAGGAAGCCCTGACGAAGGACGGCGTCGAGAAGGTGCTGAAGGACCTGGCCGAGATGGGCTTC carries:
- a CDS encoding endonuclease/exonuclease/phosphatase family protein, which encodes MSETQASAPALTVMTVNIHKGFTTFNRKFILPELRDAVRKVGADIVFLQEVMGTNGEHKAGSWDSPHYEFLADEIWPQYAYGRNMVYPRGHHGNAVMSKFPIVQYQNHDVSVAGPEKRGLLHCVIRMPGHTTDIHAICAHLGLAESHRQQQLSLLCDIVRSEVPDGAPLIVAGDFNDWRRKAHDILEREVGLHEVFVSAYGEAAKTFPARFPILSLDRIYVRDASVHLPVVLPRRPWSHLSDHAPLAAEIHL
- the clsB gene encoding cardiolipin synthase ClsB, with amino-acid sequence MKSRWIPGNDIRLLENGEAFFPRAFACIANAKREVILETFILFEDKVGLQLHEALIAAARRGVQVDVTIDGFGSPDLSNHFIATLKEAGVRMHVFDPGKRVFGQRLNLLRRMHRKIVVVDGEVAFVGGINYSADHLADFGPEAKQDYSVEIHGPLVAEIHRFTHAALAQGQRYQKQRDWWRWRRQLRTQPHELAHEGDADAMFVVRDNGDHTSDIERHYRIAIRSAKKRIVIANAYFFPGYRLIRELRRAARRGVDVHLILQGEPDMPIVKTAATMLYHLLLGAGVQVHEYCERPFHGKVALMDDEWATVGSSNLDPLSLALNLEANVIIRDRAFNAHLYSRLEHLMRHSCKRITSDEAGELRGWDLVRSFFAFHFTRRYPGWASWLPRHVPRLLPARHDRLDPVYENKR
- a CDS encoding lysylphosphatidylglycerol synthase domain-containing protein, which produces MPRSALARPRARGTRHPAGHPQHWRSQEWWTWVKRGLSIAFFGAVLWLLVRYARNLDWQEVWDSVTEIPVSTLALAIGLAALSHLLYSCFDLIGRKYTGHTLPVPTVMAVNFVSYAFNLCIGSIVGGVGFRYRLYSRLGLKNGVITRIVSMSMLTNWLGYKLLAGVLFIVHPLVLPPSWHMGNHGMQWVGALLVAISVAYLAACVYYGDHSWDWRGHEIYLPPWRLAVLQYVISCVNWCLMAGVIYVLLGQRLHYADVLTVLLIGAIAGVIAHVPAGLGVFEFVFVALLSHIVSEGRLIGALLGYRAIYYMLPLAIALVMYLVMEYRSKHHRRALRLREGEV
- a CDS encoding TIGR03915 family putative DNA repair protein, with translation MVMQARLASETDLAGFREEARALLAHQVPPDGVEWQTAHAQNAEFFSDPSSPARKSTVNAASAIVPASFLRLCEVVVLHHDPERFALLYRLLWRLVHEPSLRHDPVDADMQHAHQMAQAVRRDIHKMKAFVKFREIDFGAAQTLQVAFYEPTHHILEAVAPWFSKRMHEERWVIFTPELSVESDGHKLHFAPGLPRAQAPTYEERDSAWLAAYGHIFGDHAIAVNDSLAPPP
- a CDS encoding UdgX family uracil-DNA binding protein (This protein belongs to the uracil DNA glycosylase superfamily, members of which act in excision repair of DNA. However, it belongs more specifically to UdgX branch, whose founding member was found to bind uracil in DNA (where it does not belong), without cleaving it, appears to promote DNA repair by a pathway involving RecA, rather than base excision.) — protein: MARGLRPHLWRPRHRGQRLARTAAMTSAVVEITSLDALKAATMRCRECPIGFIATQSVIGEGNPRAKLMLVGEQPGDQEDKLGHPFIGPAGKLLARALEAAGVPAEKVFVSNAVKHFKYELRGKRRIHKTPTQREVAACHHWLDDEIAIVKPQAFVALGSTAALSLMGYKVGVMAERGKWLEREDGRKVLVTLHPSALLRGDPQDRDAAFAAFVQDLSKAKKALA
- the minC gene encoding septum site-determining protein MinC, whose product is MTVALAGRAPATFEIKSANLPLVSLLVKSTDLAAMAEELKARFGEVPEFFDNDPMVLDLSPLGGQGEVDFGELLHLLRGYRVQPVAVRGGSAEQMEQGVLKGLAVANELRVVAAAQKPLDPGLRRDDKPLGALVVDKPLRSGQQVYARGRDLVVMQMVNPGAEVIADGHIHVYAPLRGKAMAGAKGNTDARIFSLAMEAQLISIAGIYRTSEVPLPAEVLGHPAQVRLEGGADGKLVIEAINQGT